Genomic window (Muntiacus reevesi chromosome X, mMunRee1.1, whole genome shotgun sequence):
CTGCTGATACCAACTAACTATTGATTGAAATGGATGGATCTCAAGGGCAGTGTGTGATTAAAAAAAGGACACCCTGTTATCAAACTACCTGGTTTCATTAATGtactgacgtgtgtgtgtgtgtgtgtgtgtgtgtgtgtgtgtgtgtgtgtgtgtgtgtgtgtgtgtgtgtgtgtgtgtgtgtggcgagGTATGCAGCAtcatccaggaatcgaacccaagggCAGTGTGTGATTAAAAAAAGGACACCCTGTTATCAAACTACCTGGTTTCATTAATGtactgacgtgtgtgtgtgtgtgtgtgtgtgtgtgtgtgtgtgtgtgtgtgtgtgtgtgtgtgtgtgtgtgtgtgtgtgtgtgtgtgtgtgtggcgagGTATGCAGCAtcatccaggaatcgaacccaggccatTGGCAGTGCGAGTgtggtgtcctaaccactggcgcgtgcgcgcacacacgcacacacagaacaCTGAGCAGCTTTCCGATGATACCAATGCCATTTCCTAGTGTGAGGTCCGACTGGATATGCAACATGCTGATGCTGGGGCAACAACGGGGGGGGGGTATTTCCCTGTAACTTCCCGTGAACTTAACTCCTTCAGAATACAAGCTCACACCAAAGCACATAGCAGGGCTTGGCGTGTACATTCACATGACTCTGCACGGAAACTCTGGATCTCTCCGCGGGGAAGTCCAAGGACCCACGACACGCCCGCCTAGGGACTGAGGAAAGAGCCCGAAGGCCGAGCGGAGGGCGGAGCTCACGAGATCGGCCTGCTTTGACTGGGCCACAGAGGTGCCCGTCACAAAGAGGCACGGGCTGGTTTGGCACTGGAGGGCGGGTCTTCTGAGGAGTCGAGCATGGTCATTGGTAGAGTCAGACGGAAGAGGTGGGCAGGAGTGCTCCATGGCTTCCGGTGGGCGGACTGAAGCGGGAAGCGAGAGATGACGGCCGCTGGGGCGGTCAGGGCGGGGCTCGAAGCGCGGAGACGGCCCCCTTGCTCCGTGTCCCCGCCCTCGATCTCGGCACTCGACCGCACTCCCTCTGGGTCCTGGGCGGGGTCAGAGCCCCGCGGTTCTCTGGGTTGTGCGCCGTCTCTTGGGGGAAGGCGAAAAGACGCTTCCCCCGAGCCCAGGGCCCTGGAGACCTTGGGGATTCCGTCGGGGCCCCACCCCCCGCTCCTGGCAGGACTCCGCCTGCTGTACTGAGGGCGTCTGGCCCTCGAGATGACCCGCCACAGTGTATTGGGGGAGCCCAGGGACCGGGTGAGCGGGGACGGTGGGCGGCAACCCCACCACGATGCTACCAAAGAGCAGGGTCAGGGGGTCTCCACTCGGCCCCGCCCTCTAGTCCTGGCATCTGAGGGGGGCCTTGGCCCGCGTTCCTAATTCCTTCCACCATCCCAGGGTCTAGAATCTGGGCGCTTCCAGCCGCCCCCACCCCTTGCCCGGCCCACGCTGTTCCACTCCTCCTGAGTGTGACTGGGACAATTCTCTGTGAAGCCCGGATCCTCCCCCCTTTCCCCCTGCCCCACACGGAGTAACAAGGAAGAGGTGGGCAGAGCTGAGCCCAGTGCCCAGAAGAGTGGAGTCTGGCAGGGGTGCCATAAttctggaggtggggagggcccAAAGTAACACAGTCTTGCCCCTGTCACTCGACAGGTGTGGCCCGCTGGGAGGGAACCTTGCCCAAGCACTCCTGTTCTCCAGGACCCCCTATGGGTTGCAGCCCTCAGTGCctgctgcctgcctctcccctggGAGGTCAAGGTGAGTGAGCCCGGCAGGGAGAGAAAGCCCATGGCTTCACTAGGAGTGGATGAAATCAGAAACCATTCATCCCGATGGCATCTGAGTGCGGCCTTGGCCCGCGTTCCTGATTCCTTCCACCCTCCCAGGGTCTAGAATTTGGCCCCCTCCATCCATCGTGCTGGAAGGGGCGTGAGAACACCTGGAAGGCTCACTCAAAGCCGGCCGCAGGGCCCCGCCCTAGAGTCTCTGATCTTGCACATCTGGGGTGGGGCTTGAGCATTTGCGACTCCAACAAGCTCCCGGCCGCTGCTGGTCCAGAGACCCCACAGTGAGAAGCGCTGCTCTAGAGGCCCGAGACTCCTAGGTGTgtgccccctgccctcctccaagacTGGCTCTCTGCAGGGTCCCCACGGGGCTGGGAAGAGCCAGGAGGCTGGTGGCTCTCGCGAGATCTGGGGCTTCCCGTTGAGCGTTGAGCAGTCGTCACCCTTCCCTGCCTGAAGTCGAAGGAGGGGACTGTCCACAGCCCAGGCAAGATCAGGTGTCAGGTTTGTCGAGTTGCTCAACAGCTCCTCACTTGGGCTGATAACATCTGGACACGtaggagggtggggagagagaagatCCAGTGACTGGGTGTGGGGATGGAGGAACTATCTGATGAGCAGAGGAAAAAGGCATGCATGTCGAGCTCAGGGATGGGAAAGGAACATCAGCCCTGAGACCAAGTGTGGGTCTAGGGCATGGAGACccgaagggcttcccaggtggtgctagtggtaaagaacctacctgccaatgcaggagatgtaaggagatgcgggttcaatccttgagtcaggaagaccagtggaggagcgcatggcaacccactgcaagattcttgcctggagaatccaatggacacaggagcctggtgggctacagtccatgggattgcgaagagttgaacatgactgaagcgacttagtacacatgcacgGAGACCAGAAAGGAGGTTGTCTGCCCAGGAACTGCCCTGATAGCTGTCTGGTCTGCAGGTGTGGTCAGCTTCTCTTGCTGGTGGGAAGCCAATGCCCTTCCTGCCACACGTTCCTCACCAAGAGGTTCTCCCAGCTCTTGGATGATGCTGCCCAGACCTGCTCAATGCCCAACTTTGAGCTGGGCACCACCCACTGCTTTGGCCAGTCTTTGCTGAGGCTGGTCTGTCTGTGGCTCCACATCCAGTTGGAGCCGCAGATCAAAAGCAATGCCAGTGTCCAGCTGCCCCATGTGCCCAGAAACAGCAGCTCTGGGACCCCAGCCCCCAAGCACATTCTGGCTGTGAGATCATTTCAGGGGGTACAGGGGGCGCTTTGGTTGGCATTTTCCAAGGCCACCTCCTGCACCCTTTTCCTTTGGATCGCTGATCTTTTCTTGACTGGTTCAAGTTCTCTATACATTAATGATATGAGCCCTGAGTCACATCTTGGTACTATTTTTTGGCCCACTTTGTCACTTGTCTCTTGACTTTGTGGTTTGGGGTTTGTGTTTGGCTAGGCAGACGATCTTAGCATTTGTGTCATCAGACTTTCCAGGCTCTTCCTAATGGTTTCTGGGGTTTCTTGTCGGTTTGTTTGCTCCCAACTGACTTAGGGTGATCTTCTCCATTTAAAGTCATCGTGTATAAGTTACCCATTGCTGAGTAACAAGGGGCTACCCTGGTGAtgttagaggtaaagaacctgcctgtcaacacaggagaaataaagagacatgggttgggaagatcccctggagaagcaaatggcaacccacactagtactcttgcctggagaatcccatggacagaggagcctggcaggctacatccatggggttgcaaagagtcggacacgactgaagtgatttagcatgcaagcatgcatagCAAATTACCCTAAACAGAGTGTAGTTCCTTAAAACAACCTGCACTCATAATCTCCCAGGTGTCTGAAGGATAGGACTCTAGAAGGCCTGGCTGGGGCTTCTGGCCTGGGGTCCATCACAGGTTGCGGTCAGGTTGCTTCTCTGGGGCCACAGCCCTATGGTCTCCCTGGggtgttggggtgggaggggggcaggcTCTGCTTCTGGAGGGCTCACGGGGCTGTGGCAGGGGACGGTTCCTCCCCATCAGGCCTCTCCACTGGGCTGCTCGGGTCAGGCCTTCCCCAGATCCAGCGATCTCAGAGCGACAGAGCAGCCCTGAGATGGAAGCCAAAGTGTTTGTCTCATAACTCATCTCGAGGTGACACTCCCTTGCCTCTGCTGTGTTTTTATGGGTCACACTGGTCACCCCGTGGAGAAAAAAATAGTACCCGCATGGGCCTAGGTTCTTCACATTCATGGCACATGAGAAGTCTCCGAGGAGTGTCTCTGCCCCTGAGCCCGGGTGTGGGACTCCCGGCTACCTGGAGCCCTCAGGAATGTGTCCTTTGTGGAAGTAGGGGTGGCAGGTTCCAGGCCGgatccaggccaggccaggcatgTGTTGTAAGGGCAGAGAGTGGCTTTTCACCTTGAAATGGTTGCGGAAAGTCAGAGAAACAGAGACCGTGTAATGATCCTAGCATGGCCTGCAGAAACCGTGGCgtgtgccctctgccctctgcccaggtGTCCGAAGCCTGGAGGGCCATCCCAGTGAGTGGTGCAGCCCTGGGGGTACAAGCTGACAAGCCCCTTTTCTTCAATGACTGTGCCCAGTAGCCCCGGGCTGGGCTGGTGCCAGCCTGAGGTGGCAGCCAAGTGTCCCTTTGGTCCCAGGAAGGCGCTCCTGCTGTGCCCATGGGGGACATGCCCACCACCCGTCCTGGCTGGGACTGAGATTGGACTTCCCAATGACATGCTTGGTGGCTCTGAATGTGTCACACAGCTTCTGTGGGTGGCAAGGGCTCCTCCTGTTGCCTCTTGCTTCTGGGCAGCACTGGGGCCCTTGGAGACAGCTCCTGGCCCCGTCTGTGGCCACCATGCTCTTCTCAAGCCTGATGACCGTGGCCTCAGGAGAGCCGGGCTTTCTATCTCCATCCCGGGGCAGAAGCAGAGGCTGAGGCTGAGCTTACGGGGCCTGtcctggccccacccccaccctgctgtCCACTTGCCTCAGGCCTCACCCTCAGTCCTCATCCTCCGCCCGCTGGACATGATTGTGCCTGCCCTCCAGAGCTCAGGGGTCTGGAGCGGCCCATTCTCCACCGGTGCTGTGTCCCAGAGTCGTCCCCCAGTCCCGGCCCTCATTCAGCCCCACTCCCTGGGCTGTGGCCTCCCTGGGCTCACGGGGACTTTGCAGACATCCATGGCAAGCATTGGAGCTGGCTGAGGCCAGCCTGACCTCTGAGCAGCACAGTGTGCCCCTGCCGGGTGCGTAAGTCCTGCTGGGGGTGCCCGTGGCCTGTGGAAGAGGCTGCTGTAGGTGGCGGGCCTTGTCCTCTGGGGACCTGTCCACAGCTGGGACGTGGAGCTGGatgatacacacagacacagacacagacacacacacacacacactcgagtCCTGGCGGCCACATCCATCACTCCTCACGTTCGCTGACCCTGATTTAGCAGCTGTTCCCCCTTTGGCCCACTGTCTCTGTCGGGGTTCCAGCAGGGTCCCCATCAGCGCACTGGCCCTGAGCCCTGGAGTGGGGTGTGGCCACCCAGACCGGGGGCCGTGCGGGTCCTCCAAGGCTCTCTAGACCGTCGCCATCGTTGAAACGCTGAGGCTCCTTCTCTGTGGGTGGTTCGCTGTCCCATCCTGGGGGGCGCTGTGCACCTCGCTTCACCTAGGTCTGGCCTACCCTCCTGGGGGAGCAGGCACCAGGGAGGGTGGGGTGCAGGGGTgccctggggcggggtgggggctggtCGTGGTGTGGGAGTGGTCAGCTCCCCCATCCCCCCGACTCAGAGCAGACAGGACTTACAGGATGCGGGGGCCACTCCCCACAGGGTGACCAGACACCCCCTCCAAGGCTTAGTAGGGAAGAAGGGCCCTGGAGGGCGTCTGTGGCTGGACCCCTCCTCTGCTCTGGGAACCTGTGGCAGGCAGGTCTCGGCCGTGGGGCCTGTCAGGGCTGGGCCCCCTCCCCTGCTGGCTCTGGGCGGGGAGCCCAGGCTGGATCCCCTGTGCAGAGCCCAGGGGAGGCCCAGCTTGCCCCTGACTGTGTCCTGGCAGCTGGAGTGTGCTCTGGGGGGTCTGCTCCTTGGGGCCAGGTCTCAGGTCTCTTGCCCCCAGCAGATGGGCTCCTGGTGCCATCTGCATGTCCCCCTTTCCAGAAGCCCTCCAGAGGTGGCACCCTGTCTTgctccctcctgcccctgcctGGCCGAGGCTCTGGCCTGCCCTGGCCCGTGGCCTCCGTCCGCAGAACTGTCCTCAGGGTCGTTCCCTCTGCAGTTTCCAGCTTCTCTCCTTGCCGCCCTGCAGGCCTCATGACCGCCCAGGTGCAATGTGGCATCCGGGGAGGGGTCAGGACTCCTGGTTATGTTCAGCATTCCTCTGTGGCCATTCTCCCTCCGGGGGCCCCCACCCGGCAGGCTTTGGAACGGGATGGCAGGGAGGACTGATAGCAGCGAGGACTGTCTCCTCTTGGCAGACTGGTTCAGGCAGCAGGCAGGAGAATCTGGGTAAGTCCAGGTAGGGGagtggtgcctggtgggctggcagAGGTGAGAAGGGGCTTTCTGGGAGGACCTCACTACCTGGCTCTCCCCAGTGGTAGGGGACTTCTCTGGGtgggacttgatttttttttcactgagttCCTGActgccctggggaggggctggagctAGTCTCCAGGGCATGGTTATGCTGAACCTAAGGCCAAAGGCCAGCCCCATGGGCAGTAACAGTGGCACCCTCCTTTCCTTTAGTCCCTTGGGGAGGTTCATCCTCGTGGGCTTGTACCCACAGGCTTGTACCCACTCTTGGATGGCTGCTTCTTCAGTGCTGGGACTAGCCCAGTAGAGTGGTCAAGGTGGGGGTGGTCCAAGATTGCAGAATGCTGTCTGCTGCATCCCCTagacctgggggcagggggagggcacGGCTGACTTCAAGGGTAGCATCAGGAGCTCCCCCCGCTTGTCATACCTCCCAGGCACTTCTCTCTGTGCTCCACCAGGGATGCTGCTCAGGCTGTCTGGCAGGGTCCCAAGCTACTAGCTCGGTTGCCTCATCCAGggctttccaggctcctccatgtcttccaaccaccaccaccatcccccgACTCTGCTCTGGTGGTACCTAAGATGGCAGGAGATGCCCTGCACGCTGGGAAGTTGATGCCCCCTGATGTGCTCCCAGTACCACTGCAGCCCgtggtccaggcaggagcctGGATGTTGGTCTCAGAGCCCTGGAAAGCCCTAGGTGGGGACTTGGAAGCCTGAGGTCTCTTGGGGGCTCACAGAGCCCTCAAAAGCTTTGCCTGGGGTGCCCAGAGCACTCGGAGGCATTCAGGCGCCCTTATGGGGCTCCAGGGCCTTGGAAGCGAGGCTAAGCCTGGTGGGAGTCTGGAGGGAGGTCCAGAATCCTCAAGAGAGCTCTCTGGGAGGTGGGTATCTCAGAGCCCTGGGGCAGCGCTTTTGAAGCAAGGCCCTCAGAAACCCTCCGTCTGATGCATGGTGATCAATGGATATGGTCACCCATGGGAAATAAAAGGGGGAGACTATGTCACCTGGGAGGCGACTCCGTCTTCCTTCAGACACAACAGTGGCTGCCAAGCACATCTAGCCTCCCCCTCGGTCCTGCAGATGGAGGATCTGAAGCCCGGAGGGGACCATTCTGTCCAGAGGCCATGCCAtccctctccctttcctccctGCAATCGCTCCTCTCCACCAGGACCCCGTGGGGCTCCCGCTGCACAGCCACCCCCAGGAGGAGCCTTGAGATCACTTGCTGAAATGACATGTTGCGCCATGCCTCTGTGGAGTTCTGACGCCCTGACAATGGGACTCCTTGTTCTCCCCCGTCCAGTTCACTGATTTGACCACCTGCCCCTATGGTCACAGATGAGCAGGCCACACCTCCTGCCCATGCCCACCGCCGACCACGGAGCATCCGTGTCTCAGCTCTTGGTCTAAGATGGCACAGGACAGATGCCGGGGGCCCAGGGGTGTCCCGGCCACAGCGGACTGGGTGCCATGGGAGTCGGGGGAGTGCCTAGCCGCCAATGAGGGAGGCTGGGGCTCTGGGAAGGGTGAGAATATGAGAAGCCATTTCTTTCTGGTGTATTTGAAATGCACAAAAAAAGCCTGTTGGTTTTAAGAAAACACccagcccccccaacccccccccagTCCCCCCCAAGCCCCCCCTACCCCACCCAACTGCAGAGACTAGGATGCAGCAAGAAGAAATGTTCGGGAGCTTTGCCAAAAAGGTTCCAGTCCTGGCCCTGAGTAGAGCTTACCCAGCAGCCATAGACAGCGGAGAGCCCCAAAGGCTCAGGAGACCACGGTGCACGTGCAGGTGAGAGGGCAGACCCTGCCAAGTCCTGCCACCTGTAGGAAGGAGCCCGTCAGAGTTGAGGTGCCAGGGTCCCACCAAATGGTGGCCCAGGGGGTGCCTCTGCTTCCCTTTTGAGTGCCTGCCTCTCCAGGCTTTACTGCCCTCTACAGGCAGTGCAGAGCCCAGACGCACAGTGTGGCATTTTACCCCAGGTTTCCTTAGCATTTGATGTGAAGTgatagtcgttcagtcgtgtcagactcttagcgaccccttggactgtagcccgccaggatcctctgtccatgggattctccagacaagaatactggagtgggttgccatttctttctccaactcGATGTTAAAATCACATGTAAACTGTGAAAACTGTGAAATGCCCGGAGCAGAAAACCTTGCGGTAATACCCAGGTGAGGAATTGATTTACTGAAAGGGGATGAAACATTCCAGAGGACTGAGAGCCTTTCCCTGTCATTAGACAACCAGCTTTCCAGCAGAAACAGCCCATCAAGCAGATGCCTCATTTCCTTCCCATCACTCTGCTCTTGGACACTACGGTTGGTGTCTGCTGGTCCCAGTTGAAACACCCAGAACTGACACGGTGCAAGCAGCCTCACCTGCGTTTCCCAGTGGGCTCTCTGTGTGacattattttttataagtaCTTACAAGAGCTTCTGGTAACATGTCAGGGAGTGGGCACCAAAAGCAGAACACAAATGAGTCTATGGGTAGCCTATGATCCCTATCTCAGGCTCAAAGGACGAAAGGATGAACTGACGAAGTCGGATGGCAATTCTGGAGACCCAAGGCCTGGAAACCTTTAGTAGGGGGGCAGCCCAACCCCTCACCACGTTAAAGAGAAGAACccacatgttaaaaataaatggtcTTTTATTGTGTCCACGAAAACAAACTCAGGGTGGCCTTTGGTTAATCCCCCCATGAGGTGACGACATATAGGAGGCATGCGATGACCAAAACCGTGTTCTCCTCTCCAGGAGAAGGGTCTTGCCTTCCTAGGCCCAAAGGGTGACAGGCAAGCAGGGCCAGGAGGATCCAGAGGCAAGCCCACCCAGGCCCACCATGCTGCAGAGGGCCCAGGCCTGCTGCCTCCCTGGCAGGACAGGGAAGGGGTCAGCAAACATTGCCCCTGTCCTGGTAACCCCAAGCTAGAACACACAGAAAAgccccaacccccctcccccaacaaaCACTGATAAGGCAGTCagccagggcttcccagaggagCTGGCCCCCAAGGTAAGAGGCCAGACCCTCAGGGCTCTGCCCAGAAGGGATTGCCATCCTCGGCCTGCATGGAGTAGTAAACAAAGAGCAGGAAGGCAGCAAAGACTAGGAACAGCAGCACCTGGCCCCAGAGCGGGACCTGGCGATCCTGGCCCAGGCCGGCAGCCCCAGGGGCCTGCTTTTCAGGCCGGATGGCTCGACGGGTGAGCCACGAAGGGGCCGAAGATGAAGATGAGGACACACTCGAGGTGGAGGAGGATGTGGGAtaataggacaggcccagggagctTCTGGAGATGTTGGAAATAGGGCGGTAGTGTGTGATGTTCTGGTAGGTACTGTCCCGGCCATACAGGAGGTGTTCCCTGAGGCAAAGAGGGCAGCAGATAGACCAGGAGGGCCTGAGCCCTGAATCAGCCCCAGCCCCTGGCTTGCCTTAATACTCACCGATCCTTGCCTTCCTCTTCCAAAGAGAAAAGATTGTCTTCACGGACCTACAGAAGTGAATCAGAGTGAGGATACCTATTGGCGGGGTCGATGTAGGTATGACAGGTCATACCCTCAGTCCATACTACCCTTCCCAGCCTGTTCTGAACACTGCTTAAAGGCCTGGGCCCTGCCACCCTCCAGACCCCCTTCTTGGTCCCCAGCCTTATGTCTGCAGGGCCGTGCCACTTGTCCCAGCTGCCTGCATCCTACTTTGTGCCCCAGGATTCTCAAAAAGAGCTCAAACCTAGATCCCAGACCAGAGCCAGGGCACGTCCTGGGCACACTAGTCAAAAAACAGTTCTgacagccccttcccctccccaaagAAAGGCCCTCACCGGGCAGGTGTCTGCAGGCCCTGCCTCTCCCTGGAGGTTTCTGAGGCACCATTTGTGCCCAGTGGTCCCCTTGACTCATCCAAACCCCATGAGGACCCCCTCAAGTTGTACCCAAGTACAGGGTGCCCGACAAGTCAGCTCACCTGGCGGTGAAAAGGGTCAGCATCTGAGAGTGAAGCTGAGGGCTGGCGGAAGCCCTTGGATGTGCCCATAGACTCAGGTTCCCCGTAAGTCCTGGTGGTCAAGTAACTCTCCTCATAGTAGTCATCATTATAGCCTTGGGAAGGGGGGGCAGCGGTAGCAGAAGAGGCAACGGTGTCCCTACCTGGCCCGATGGCCCTAATCTGAATCCCATTGGGGGGGCCTGTGACACGGTTTCTCCCCTCCAGGGCTACTGCAGGACGCTTGGGGTTGAGGTCTCAGGTTCTGGCTGACAATGGAAGGAAGGTGCAGggtgcccaccccacccctgccttaCCCTTGCTCTGGTAAAGTAAGGCGTCCTCTTTCTTGGGCAGATCATACATATCCGAGTCCACGGACGCCGAATCTAAGTCTGAATGGGGGAGGGGCTAGGACCATGGCCCACAGGGGTCCCCTCCCGTTTCCCCCGCGCCCCTTCCGGCCAGTGCTCCGGCCACACCCCCGCGACCCGTTTCTCAGAGTCACCCAAACCGTGTCCCCAAGGGCGGCCAGGCGGGGCCCTGGGACGGAAGCCTCACCCGAGAACCGATAGGAGAAAGAGGATGCGGACGAGCTCGGGGGCGAGAGCCTCCGCCTCTGGGTCTCATACTCGAAGATTTTCTTTTCGTAGAGCTTGCGAGTGGAACCTGATCAGACGCGGGGCACAGGGCGGTCAGGCAGTGGGCCGGGAGCGGGCCGCGGGGCTAAGCGCGGGGAGGGGGCCCGCCCTCCGTCCACCGCGTACCAACGACGGGACCGTGTGGGATGTTGTACTGGCGCAGCACGGCGGCCAGCTCGGAGTCCGACAGGACTGCGTAGTCGTCCATGGCGGGCAGCGGACGGCGGAGGCCTGGGGGGGGCCTGGGCCTAGCGACACCGGCCGAGAGACGACGGCCTCGGAGCGCGGCGGGGGCAACAGGAGCGCCTCGGGAGCGGCTACGCGCGCGTCACGTCCGCGTCACAGCCGCGGTCTCGGCAGGCAGCGCGCGCTGTGCGGAGAGGGGCTGGGCCTCGCGGAGAGCCGCCGGGCCTCGCGGAGAGCCGCCAGCACAGATTGGTGGGGCCTTGGGAAcgggaggggtggggcggggctcaCGAGCCTAGACGTCACAAATGGGTGGGAGGGGCCACAGCTCAAACGGCGCAGAGGGGCCGGGCCGTGGGGGTGGGCGGAGCTGGCGAGCCCAGAGACGTCACACGCTGGCGCATTTAGGGCCGGACGCCggcgaggggcggggcctgggcgcgACGGGAACTAGCTTAGACCCGCCCCGACCTGGGAGCAGGGCGGGGCCCGCGAGCCGCGACGTCACCCGCTCGGCTATTCGGGTCAGAAGGGTGGAGGGGCGTGGCCTGTGGCCGTGCAACCAGCAGAAACTGGCCAGGATGTGGGAACTGGGCGGGGCTGCGCGCTGGGCGGGGCTGCGCGCTGGGCGGGGCTCGCCCTCCCTGAGTCACGTGGACTCCGCTAGGTCCCAACTCACCCCTCCGCACCGAGCTCCGGCGCTCGGGGGTCCCTGGCCGCGCCCCAGCCGGCCGCCTCGCCGGCAGCCGAGAAAAAGGGCCCGATCCGAAGGGGCGAGCCCTTGGAGAGCGTGGGTCTGGACTAGGCGCTGCTGCCCGCGCTGGGCGCTCGCGCGCCacgccagggaagcccgtaacCACCCGACCCTAAGCCACCCCCCAGACCCCCAGACCCCCTGCCCCAGCTCGCCTTCCCGCTCTGTGGGACCCTGGCCTGAGCCCGCAGGTCCCCACCGCCTCCTTCCCTCCCCGCTGCACCCGGGAGGAAATGGGGCACTGGGCCAGGAGGCCACTGGCACTCCAGGAGCCAGCAGCCTTGGAAGGGGCCCGGGCATGCCAATGGGCACTGGCACGGGGCGCCCAGTGATGCGATGCATGCAGAGATGGCAGGTGCCTGCCTAACCCACCGGCAGTCCACTTGAGGCGCGAGGGGCTTCACCTCCGTGACTGGGATGGCCCCTGAGCCCAGCGTGACCCAGGAGGCTGCTAGAGGGACCTGCCCGGGGTTTCCGATAATGTGCTCTGAGCACCTGAGTCTCAATGGGCTTCAGGGTCATGGGAGCGCAGAGGGGGCCTCCCGGACAAGGGGCCAGGGGACTGAAGCAGGCAAACCATGGAAGGCAACCGGGACCTGTCACAGGGAGTTGGTGAGAGCCTTGGTCAGGAAAGAACTGTCCCATGAAAATTAGGAAGGAGATGACAGTCACGTTCTAACAAAGCCAGCCAATAGAATGAGGGGAAACTGAAGTGCCCCTCCTGGAACTGGGATGAAGGTTGGCAGACTGGCCCAACTGGTGAGGGTCACAGCCTTGGTCTCAGCGAAGGTTCGTTCATGTGGTGGAGAGAAGATAGGGCCCTGGTTTAACCACGTACGAAGCCCCTCTGCTAGGTTGCTGTTGGCCaggttttatagatgaggatttCTCCACCTCCCAAAATATGAGGGCCCCACGTATGCATGGTCAGATGAGGGGCAGCGCCCCGGACAGGGCAAGGGTCTTGCTGCTTATCTCCAAGCAGAGAGGGAGATGGCATTTGGGATCTGGGCTCCTCAGAGCCGGCCTCGCGGAATTTGGAGTTTGGGCCAGATCAGATTCCCCAGCACCTCTCTAAGCCTTCTTTTGCAGTGCTGGCCCCTGTCCCGGAGACCGGCCTCCCCTTGCCAACCCGCCCCCCCCCATACAGACCCGAGCCGTTTCCTTATGAGGTCAAGGAATTCTAAGTTTGCCTTCTCCTCTGGGAGCAACCCCTCCCCGGCACCTGCCTTGGCCCTCTGCCTTTTATTTCCCTCTCCCCCAGTTGCCCCATTATGAGGTCCCACCACAGATGGCACCACACGGCTGCCCTGTGATGGTCTCCTGCACACGAGACCACCTGGAGCCCCAAGCCAGTCCCACTGCAGGCAGACCTGTCTCAAACCACCAGAAACCAGGCAAGCCCTTGACCATCAGAGCTGAGAGGCCCTTGGCACCGATGCTGTCACATTGAAGAGGAATTAGGGGCCCAGAGAAGGAAGAGACTTGTGCAGGGGCACCCAGTACAGCAGTTCATTCATGGATGTTCCCCTAGCCAGTACCTAGCCCTCAGGGTCATAACCTGGACAGCGTGGCCCATTGAGGGTTCTGAGTCAGCAGAGGAGCTGTTAGTGGAAATCTGGGGCCTTGAGGGGAGTCTTCCTGGGAAGAGTGGGCATAGTTAAAAGGAGGCATTTCTCTGGAACTGTAGCTGGGGCAAAAAAGGCTTGGAAGCCACTGATTCCAAGTCAGTAACAAGAAGACAGTTTCTCCTTTAAGGACTGGGATTCTAAGCAGTAGATTATGTAACTTGT
Coding sequences:
- the EMD gene encoding emerin, translated to MDDYAVLSDSELAAVLRQYNIPHGPVVGSTRKLYEKKIFEYETQRRRLSPPSSSASSFSYRFSDLDSASVDSDMYDLPKKEDALLYQSKGYNDDYYEESYLTTRTYGEPESMGTSKGFRQPSASLSDADPFHRQVREDNLFSLEEEGKDREHLLYGRDSTYQNITHYRPISNISRSSLGLSYYPTSSSTSSVSSSSSSAPSWLTRRAIRPEKQAPGAAGLGQDRQVPLWGQVLLFLVFAAFLLFVYYSMQAEDGNPFWAEP